A segment of the Triticum urartu cultivar G1812 chromosome 1, Tu2.1, whole genome shotgun sequence genome:
ttgccggggaacgacACGCTCCGGCAGAAcggcaggttctcgccgtagaagcggacgttcccgcagcagtccccaagatcaacgccaagagcgctgcggagcaatctgctccggcaagccctagggtttgttccgttgaagcagaagctcccgacaagttttgctccggcaagcttgccggggaacgacACGCTCCGGCAGAAcggcaggttctcgccgtagaagcggacgttcccgcagcagtccccaagatcaacgccaaaagcgctgaggagcagtctgctccggcaaaccccagggtttgttccgttgaagcagaagctcccgacaagttttgctccggcaagcttgccggggaacgtcaagctccggcagacccgcaggttcttgccgtcgAAGCGGACGGTCCCGCAGCCGCaaatttgcctttagtccttgttgttgagccacaagctccagcatgggcgcagcagattgtccgtttccttcagacaggagaacttcccgaagagcaggaagaagcgaaaagagtagcccggcagtcaagtatgtaccagtttgtcgacaagacactgtacagaagaagactcaacggcgtgaaattgaagtgtattcaccgggaagatggacaaaagctgttggcagagatacatggaggcatatgtggtcaccacattggcgcaagagcacttgtcggcaaagcattccggcaaggtttcttctaaCCAatagccctccaggatgcaactgcacaagtaaccaagtgtgaagcgtgccagttccattccaagcagatacaccaaccagctcaagctctccagacgatccctttatcctggccattttcggtctgggggctcgacatcctcggcccctttccctgagctgtcgggggctttgagtacttgtacgttgcaatcgacaagttcacaaagtggccggaagtggaaccagtgagaaaggtgacagcacagtcagcagtcaagttcttcaggtcgattgtttgccgctttgggatccctaacaggataatcaccgacaacggtacacaatttacgagccgcaccttcatgcaatacgtccaagatcttggcgccaagatctgcttcgcttctgttgctcacccgagaagcaacggtcaagtggagagggcaaatgctaaagtgctgcgcgggctcaagaccagaaccttcgataggctgcacaagtgcggaagaaactggatcgaggagctgccagTGGTTCTTttgtcgatcaggacgacgccaaatcgatccactggccagacacctttcgctctagtctatggagcagaggcagttatccccacggaactcgtatacgggtcacctcgagtgctcgcttatgatgagcttgagcaagagcagctgcgacaagatgacgtgctgctccttgaggaagatggTCTTCaagctgctgtgcgagctgctcgctaccagcaagctttgtgccgctaccatagccgcaaagttaatgccagaagtctcgaggaaggcgaccttgttcttcggtgagttcagtccgccaagaattccaacaagttgacgccgaagtgggaaggcccttaccgggtgaaacgagtcactaggcctggcgctgtccgccttgagaccgaagatggcattccggtgagcaactcctggaacattgagcatcttcgtaagttttacccgtaaggcgcggttgtcggaacctgttccgacaaccaccttttgtacaagtcttgccgctgttgcatgtaatcctttgtacaaagccgggtgcagaccccgtgcataagtaaagctcatgtgcttcgcacattttgtcgatttcatgctttctatttttggcatatatgatctgacactttgtgcagcacctaccccacggtaagcaataacgagtcGTGAAGGcccatatctgtattgtctcttctttcttttgaaaggaaggttcccctcacccacaagtttgccgggggggaaggagaagacgatggtatggaccaggcgtcgttcaagaaaagTTTTGCCTTGccaggaagcaaacaacagaaaagctaagttgccaaagtttgagcaatcaaattttttaaattttaagttatctcccttgaacgaccgcactttgtatggaaaacctttgcgcggaggaaccaactcgtagctagttgcgcccttactttgcttcaaGTCCGCttagcaacttaagtgagctgctagcgcccttactatgcttcgagtccgctcagcaacttaagtgagccgctagcgcccttactttgtttcgagttcgctcagcaacttaagtgagctgcaactagttgcgacaaggtttcttgtcagTAGCGGCACcaccagcaggctgctgacgtcccgcactcagcgctcgcggctctggtgcctgcaccggcaagttccctaaaagcgtagggtaaaaaaacatacaaaggaaggaatcaagtaaagggaataacattgcaatcattccatagaacaaagctatattacaaagatagcttgtcgcagctctaacagattgttttcatgacataataaacagcgacaaggaaagaagaaacgggcggcctaatctacgcgattgccttcgaccctcttgatcccgctcaccttgtccacaatgggtgcgacaagggccttgagctcctccagatcagcttccggcggcaaggtcctgaggatgttggtgaggcggagggccggattgcggaaggccaccttcatcaacactttctgaagagctcccgcgcagatcttgtgcgactcgtcggccagctacTTGGGGATCCTTTCCCGGAgccgctgaagggccgtcgccacgcccttgaagaacaggacgagcttggcgctgggttggaggttgtcgtcggagggatacccgagatcttccatccccagctgcgccagctccttgtcgatgtctGTGGCGGTATTCACAAGACTCTCCTtccagtgcgtcacagtctccctgaaggcgttctgggcggcggcagcactctccagcagcgccttgtcggccttgatttcctccttcaaggccgcctcccgcttcttggcgctatccagagtcttggtcaaagtggttagcttcaactcaagatccatgttgaagaccttggcggcgctgagctctttgcccttctcggcaagATCGGCTTCTAGCCGCGCGACCATCGTCTCcaactccttcttggcggcctcggcggcggcggcagcgtcctctgctcgcttgagggctccgccaagtttctcctcgcgcgcggcaagctcctccttgtgggcgtcgagattgaccttccgctgcgccagctcgccctcctccgcggctagcttcacagcggcaagtcgctgccgctcttcgactttggccttctcgaggaggaaggctttctgcgcttcagcgagctgctcccgctcctccgccagatttcggagggcttcccggtggaaacccccgagctcttccgcaCGCTTTTCAATGTGCGCTCCACCTGTTCGGGGGAAAGTCGCCGGGGGCTGCTCTGGAGGAaagtcgccgggtccggcaaggttgtctcgggcgcgccacctgttgttgcagtgggctcgtcctcgataaCGATCACCGGAACCTTAGCCCtatttgccgctctctgggccagagtcctaaagaggaacaagttcagagaaaagcaagtgaggaacaagacaaacagcaagaattgaagaaatgcaagtacagcaagagaagcttactcttcttcttcctcctcgtcggagctgaacgcggagaagtcgaaatccggcgcgcgcccggcgcgaggaggcggaggagaagcttcccttggtcgcttggcgggagcagtggcggcggtctgagacgatcccgctccggctgtcggcgcggtgtgagcagcggcaggaactggagcggtggtccggctagactccgctccagttgccgtcgcagcatgaggcgctcccgcggcaacggtgtttgccgcggtggagcgtgtcacgcggcgtggcgactgttgacccgcttgccgctccgccacctcaccggccttgcggagacgccttcttggtggagaTGGAGGCTCTACTTGTggtgggctgtctgaagacgaggtggaagaggagttgatttccaacgagccgctcgtgtccttggcgggctcggtCGGCTCGGCGccacgcccggcaagctccttcttgccggcgggctcccctcgctcggcacagcttgccgcctctgctgcgcCTGCCTCCTCCACCgtgaacccaaactcgcccgcggctgcggctgccgctgcctcctccagcctagtggcgatgagcgccatctctGCGTCGGTGGTGTCACGGGTGAGGCCATCCTTCTCGTCGGAGCGGATTGGCACTTctaccaagtcgtcgaagaactgctgcacgacgtcgttggcaggctcctgccaagttggcacaatcccatgcgagtcgcactccggcatcattgcatggatgcggtcgagcgaggaattgttgcacagcgggacgacgccccccggcaacctgaaaacctcgggatgttgggggtcatgcTTGAAGAGCTCCTgaagcatcgcgttgagctccaggactgtgaagttgtaattgaggcccggccgcagcctgatgatgtctgccgcattcttgaactcccaagtgggcctcccccgttcctgcaggggggcgatgcggcggcgaaggaagtctgcgccaacagcgccaacagtaagcccggcaagcctgagacgcaggatcctggtgacggcaatcttcagcctgtcgtcttccggggccacgtcactccaatcgctgccgcgtgctactggggttcggcgccgggtggtgaatggctgcgggctctcctcgtcaatccagcaccaatctgccctccactcctcccacttgccgcggaattctccctccagatacgtttccttcttgccggcccttgagatccaggcgattccgccggatagagattctcctctctctactcggggtatgaagaagtggcggaagagggctacgttgggaaggactccgacaaagttttcgcagagatgtgcgaactgccatggtcagaacggcattgggggtgaagtcaaggaggtggaatccgtaggtattcatgatgtcgcagaagatcagagaaaggcgggcagagcccgcagtagaagaacagagcaaagaaggggtatccatttggggccttcttccaagcggcggcggggagtaccttcgtgcgcgcggatgcgctcgcgtctccgcgaccagaagaggtagtagttctccctcagctccttcgcgcaagcttgggggggaagactgcccgctcctttcgcagcgccgcaagccgctgcgcctcggtcgacttcatgaccttccccttgtcggcttttggagccatggcggaagtagtggaggaggtcgacggcgttggtggagctggtggcgatggggggcggagcgctgctcttctctctctcagctttgggaaggcgagggagcggcggagatttctgagattggaacgcaacgggcgaatgggcgaactgcccctgtttcccctgcttataaagagggagggggcggacgttccgcatttccgaataaagaaaccacccacgatctctcccacgacgccgcattcaacgcgtgccgttcggggagggcgcggtggatacggagtgagatacggcgtaacctaggccgcgcgtgcccgtgccctgttttgggcctggcccaacagcgctcggcaccgtgtatggcccaggcccgggggctcctgtcgtgtactagagtaggggtaccctagtatcccgaacttgtgcacgggcagtcgcagcatcccgcggcaaggcttgccgggtgaccgccaaggtcctccgtggttcctttggagccattcaagaacaaagtgtccaagccaagaagacaagaccccggcaagaggagcttgccgggaaggctaacaaaagtatcccaagaccccggcaagaggagcttgtcgggaaggccacccaaggcatttcaaggaacttgtcgcggcgcaccacgcgtcccggcaaggcccggtgagcgacaagctcccggacgcgacaagacaacaaccgcggcaaggcgcttgccgcagacaccactgtgcccgcgctccagcacatccaccaacgtgtcgctctgggacccctccaggcgtacgtggcggaaggctgtgcagcttgcggtgcgctgcggtggcaagcggcgctgacaagtttgccatcgtggcgagcggtggcgcccctgacggtcctttttgcactgtttaggcgacacagacgggcatttaaggcccttgtcccctgccgtcagggttaggtatgatacactgtagcaggtagctgtacctacgcagcacctttccatttttaccctttacctccgttgccacctgtcggtgaccccttgagcatataaaaggaggcccgtgtgcaacgtagaggggggttcaaaaaacactcacgctcggtctcgttagccgctggtgtactgtagcactcgcgctcccgagcaagaaatcaatacaaaccacaaagcaggagtataACCACCCAAGACAGTCAAAGAAGCATTACTTCTTCAGCACAGTCTCTGTGAGTAGAAAGGCTAATGAGGACAAACACTACCCTAGCTTAGTACACTCAGCACTTACATCTAATGGCTTTTTCTGTTTTTCAAGGAGTACTTTCTTGAGAAGTGGGGAAACGAGGGAGCAAGGTTGGCTATGAGGAATAGAGCACTTATTACCTTTGATGGAGCAGGAAAAGCTCTCGCCCTACATGAAAGCGACCGTGTATGTATTCCCCCTCACCATCCCCTTTTTTGTTTTATGGTTTTCTGTGCATTACATGTGTTCAATTGCTTTTCATTTTTCTTACAAACTGTCACTAAAAATGCAGCTCTTCTTCCATTCAATTCATAGGGAGCACTGGTTTTTGTTTGTCGTTGATATTGTTGCAAGAAAGTTTATTTTTCTTGATTCAGTATACGAAGGGAACTTGCCCTACCACATGCAGATAAGAGATATGATGGTGATGACAACTTTTCTCTCTTTTTGCATTTTTTTACATGACAAAAGAGGTGAGCGAGAGTAACAACTAATCATTTTCTTGTGTTTTTCTTAACAATTTTCATTTTTTGCAGGTAAATTTTTTTATCAAAACTTGGGAAGAGTCGAATCAGAGAAGAATTGGGTTAAGGAATTATGATATAGTTTACCCAAATATGCCAAAGCAAATTGGAAGGTAAAACAATCTGTACGAAGAAAACTTGCCATACTAACATACCTACTTTTTTCGTCCTCTTAATATCACCACTTTTAAATTCTCTTTCTTTTTTTGTCTGTAACCAAACAGAGATGCTTGCGGGATTTTTGCTTTGAAGTGGATGCAAACATGGGCCTCAAGGAACCCCATGCAAAGAGTTTTTAAGATGAGTGATGTCGCGGATGCGAGAGTAAGACTCGCTGTCGACATTCTATTCAGCACATACAACACCAACGAAGAAGCCAAAAGACTTGTCAAGAATTTCAAATGGCGCTAATTGGGTACTTTTCTGTTTTCCTGTTATACTTAAGCATACACTACTTTCATATACAGCCACACATCACTTAAAAAGAAGGCAATGTTTTTTTCCTGGTGCTACTGATAGATTGTCTCTCTTTTTATGTCAACAGGCGAAAACACAACCAAGTTCAATGCAACCAGAAACGAGTAACCAAACTGTCCTCAAGAGACAACCAAATGAAGAGCCAACTACATAGGATTTTTTTTAGATTCTTCTTTCTATTTGTTTGTTCTAGCAAGCCTACTACAAATACTTTGGAAAGGGCAATACTCCTTGTCTGTGTAAACAATATGTGCTACCGTCCATGCAATATATTCTGGTCACAAAAAGAGTTATCTTTGCTTCCCAAAGCAATTTTCGTTTTACTCTCACTTTATTTGTCCTTTTTTTGTTTTCCTGGGGGCACCATTTTTATGTGTTAAACCAATACAATTCTTCAATGTGTTTTCTGTCCAACTAGTTTCTGTCATCTACATCAACAAAAGGAATGAAGGAAGGGATGCAGGTAATCGGTAGGTGTTGCTTCAATTCGTATAGTTTTTTTCTCATTGCTTCTTCTCAATTTTACTACTTATAGAAGTCAACTTCATGTTATTTTTGAAGAGAGAGACACACCACAAGGAttctttttgttttttgcttATCACAAGGTGAAAGTTTCTGCATCCACCCATTCTGCTAGTTACACTCTCTCATTTTTCACTCTATAATTGTCACTCTCTGAATGTTTGCACTCTCTGGCGGTTGTGCCAGGCTATGTACCCTGTGatataatttttttatttataaatgttcaacatttttatatttttttaccGTACATTTTTCTTTCTTCCCCCCTGCACCTGccatttttctgaatttttttccTCGTGAATGCAGTGGAAAATACAAAGGAAACAAAGGAGAAGAAATCAGCACCGGAATTTTTTAGTAGAGCAACTGCAAATACACACTAGAAAATCCAAAGGAGTAATAGGAGAAGCAATTTTCCTGTCTTTTCACCTTGGCCATCATAATTTTCCAGGTAACACATGGTCTAATTTTATTACAACAAAGTTATAATGTGTTTTTCAAATTTGTGTTGTCCATGTCGTCTTTTTTCACTAGAGCATCCCTCCCACTTCTGCGCTAGGCGCCTTCTTTCGCTGACGTTTAGCACCACTTTCTTTCTCAACATCGACACTAGGACCACCTGCTACATAGGGAAACATTTTTTTTTATTTGTTGTTAGGCGCACACACACGGGGAAATTAATTAATGAATTAATGAAACCAAGAACAACAAACCTGTAGTTTTTTTGCTTGCTGCTTTCGCCTTTGGCTTCTGGAACCTGGACTTGGGAATGTGCAGGTTCTCACAAGTAGCTATAGTGTGTTCCCCGCTGTTACAGTGGCTGCAACATCCATGATTTTTTGCAAGAAACTTCTCTCTGACTGTGCGGTATCGGCCACGTGGACGTCCTTTAGAAGCTGCAACATCTGGGTCTTGTAAGGTATCGTAACCATCAGGATGAGGTACTTGTATCTCAGGGACTTCTTGTTGAACTATCCCTTTTGCCTGAAGCTCTCTCAACTCATCTGCTCTAGTCATCTCTTCAAGCCCAACAAATATTTTTTCACCCTCTCTGACCACAAACAAGTACTTCTCGTTCGTTCGTGCACCATCGGAAGCCATTTCATTCAGCATTTTGGAGAGAAGTGTGTACCTCATATGTCGACTTCCTTCAGTCAGCTCCATTGGTATATTAAACTGTTTGTGCCTCACATACTTCCTGTCCTTTGGTTTCCACCTTTCCAGATAATACTTCTCTGGTAGCTCAGATATGTTCAACTGTTGAAGGACTCTTAGTATGTGTGCACAAACAATTCCGTCCTTTTGGAACTTCCCACAGATGCAAGCAAAATCTCCATGGTTGATGTTTGCAAGCACTAGATAGCGGCGCGTCCTGAAATCCTTCTCAGCAAGCATCCTTGACCTGTAAACTTCATATCTTGAGCCATTTTCGATGACATCCACATGGAGGTTAGCAGCAAACTTCATTTGCTTCTGAAACAAGTAAAAGATTTGCCGGTTGTACATCTGCGCAGCCTGTACCTCAAGTTCATTGTGTACCCAAAACGTTGGTTGTGTCGTCCTAGTCTTGGAGTCTTGCTCCCTCTCCATGTCTTCTATCCGTTCTGAGATTCTTTGGTATTCTGTCATGAAGCTCATCACATTGTAAGTTGACGCTACATTGTCCTTGAAGATGGCGTTCATGCCTTCACTGCGAGAGGTGGAGTGAATCAATGGAAGAAAATCCTTCTTGAAGTAGACAGGGACCCATCTTCTCCTTTCCTTCCACATTATCTTGAAATATTTGACGCTCCCAATATCATACTTCTCAACCATCTCTTGCCATAGCTTCTCAAATTCCACAACTGTGAGGGAGTTGTGCACAATGTCAGTGAAGTCTGCATGGAGATCACCTTTACTCACAAAAGTCCTGCAACACTTCTCTTCTGCCTTTTTCTTGACATGAAACAAACAGTTCCTATGTTTGGACTGGTTGAACACAGCAGGCACAGCCTCTTTCCATTGATGCATCTTGGTCTGTGATGACCGTCGCGGGTTGCTTGCCACCCATACAGTCAAGGAATGTGTGAAACAACCATTCAAAAGTGTCAATCGTCTCATCTTGAATGATGGAACATGCAAACAAGAAATTCTGCCCATGTCCAGAAACACCAACGAAGGGAGCAAAGGGAAGATTGTATTTGTTGGTCTTGTAAGTTGTGTCAAAGCTTATGCTGTCACCGTACAGATAGTACATTTTCCTTGAATATCCGTCTGCCCAAAAAATGCATAGGACCTTGCTTGGGTTCTTCGGATCAACCTTGAACTTGTAAAAGTATCTTGAATCATCCGCTTGTCTTCCCCTAAAGTAGTCCAGAAGTTGCATCATGTCATTGCCACTATTCTCCTTTCTCATGGATGCTCTCACATTACTAACAAACTTTTTCGTGTAAGGTAGTGGGCCTTGTCGTAAATATTCAAGAATGGCCATGATTTTTCTTGTGGGCATCTTCACAGAGTTGAATGTACGAACAAACAACTTTTCTTCCTCTGTCATATGTTTGTGGGATCTCAAATACTTGGTCTCTTCCGGCGGACTCAACTCGTGGTTGTGCTCGAGATTCATATCTGTGATGAACCACCTGTCATTCCTCTTTGAGACAACTAATTTAGCTTGGCAACCTGTTATGTCAATAGCATTCCTCCTCCTTTTCCTTGTCTTCTCTGGTGGTACCCTGCCAGTTTTCTCTTGCCGTTTTTCTTGCCTTTTTTCCTTTGGGCCTCTTTTTGCTCCTCATCAAGTACCTTTCCCGCCCTGTTGCATCTGAAGATGCACCGAGACTCACCGCCTCCTGGGATAGTTTACCCACGGTAGTTTGATGCTTTTCTCACAGCAAATCCACTGATGGAAGAATATTGGTTGTAAAACACTAGGGCTGCATTCGACGTGTCAAATACCATGCCCATCTGTGGCACATGTAGGCTTCTGACCTGTTGGCTTGAAGTCTGTTCTGCAGCAATACCATCTTCCTCAAGAAAGTTGTCTATGTCATCTGGGGTCAGTCTCACATGATCATTGTCCATTGCTGCATTTTCAGTCTGCTGAATCTCATCCTCAACAACAACTACATCAGCGCATTCTTCAGAGACCGCAAGCACATTATCGAAAGCAGTTGTTTCATCGTTCGACTCATCACTCAGCGGATCATCATCAATGACATTGTCATTGTCACACATCCCAAGAGCTTCCATAAATTCTGCACCAGGAGTTGGGACAGTATCTTTCCATGTCAAAGCTTTCACAGATGGTATAGGATGATAGGCATCAGACAAGCAGTTGTCCCAGTTTGAATTCTCATTGTCTTCAAATATGTTGTTTGATGTAGGATCCCCCATCTCAGTTTGTTGGTTCAAGTCTGAGTTTCGCCCAGTTATCATGAACGTCTCGTTCTGCACATGTTTTGCACATAAACAGAGAGACAACTAGTTTAACAAGATGCATGTTTTTTTCTATTGCACAATGATTTAAAAAAACTAACATATTTGTTCATGTGTGTTCTTTTCAAGGTTGCTGGTCATACCTCAGCACCAACAGGATAGCGGCTTGTGTGGGGTGATCCAAAATAAGCAGCCTGCACAATAATATCACAGATAAGCCATTCTTTAACCTCCTTCCTTTTATATCAAGCACAAAACATATTTTACCTCACAATCAGCAGCGAGCAACATTTCTGTATATGACATGTTCATGCCTAATCCTTGACTTAACCCTCCTGCCTGCATTACATTAAACAACTTTTTCATTTTTTATATTTTGGATACAGTTCATATCTACAGACTAACAGAGAGAAACAATACATTTTGTATTTTTTTCAAATAATTTAATGATTCTTCTTCTTTGCGAACAGGGGGGTGTACTTACTGGGGGCTGATGTTGCAGCCAAAAATTAGCAACAGACTGGCCAACGGGAGCATTTGTTGAGGTAGCACCAGAAGGTAGCCCCTGCATTACATTGAACagcttttttattttttatattttgGATATAGTTCATCTCTACAGAATAACGGAGAGAAACAATACATTTTTAACTGATTTTCATTCTTGTGAAATGGGTGCACTTACAGGGGGCTGATGCTGCTGCGCAAAATTACCAACAGACTGGCCGACCAGACCATTTGTTGAGGTAGCACGAAAAGTCATCCCCTGCATACATAGTCAACGAAACATAATATCTGAGTTCTGAGTTCTGACACACAACATCAAACAGTTATAGTAAGCATTTTTGTACAATTTTTTGGTCAGGGGGCAAGGATGCCCATGAACCTGGGGAAGAAATGAGTAGGGATAAAACATCGGCACAAAACTTGCTCTATTGTTTTGCATTCCAAATAGACTGGGATCAAACAATTCTCCAGGATATTGGGATTGTCCAAGCTGCAAATATAAATACATTTTTTTGTAAGCACCtattttttgatccacctctttTTTCCTGGTTCATATGAATTTCATAAACATGAGGTAAAACATAGTTAAAACACTTGCCTGTGTACCAATGGTGTCTTCTGCAAAGTTATATTGATGACCTGCAGTCATCTTTTTCTTGTTAGTTAGTCACCATCACACATATGTTTGTATACGAAATTGGTACTTGTTCCTTTTTCAGTTCA
Coding sequences within it:
- the LOC125539815 gene encoding putative ubiquitin-like-specific protease 1B; this translates as MRNRALITFDGAGKALALHESDRLFFHSIHREHWFLFVVDIVARKFIFLDSVYEGNLPYHMQIRDMMVNFFIKTWEESNQRRIGLRNYDIVYPNMPKQIGRDACGIFALKWMQTWASRNPMQRVFKMSDVADARVRLAVDILFSTYNTNEEAKRLVKNFKWR
- the LOC125533189 gene encoding protein FAR1-RELATED SEQUENCE 5-like, whose product is MHQWKEAVPAVFNQSKHRNCLFHVKKKAEEKCCRTFVSKGDLHADFTDIVHNSLTVVEFEKLWQEMVEKYDIGSVKYFKIMWKERRRWVPVYFKKDFLPLIHSTSRSEGMNAIFKDNVASTYNVMSFMTEYQRISERIEDMEREQDSKTRTTQPTFWVHNELEVQAAQMYNRQIFYLFQKQMKFAANLHVDVIENGSRYEVYRSRMLAEKDFRTRRYLVLANINHGDFACICGKFQKDGIVCAHILRVLQQLNISELPEKYYLERWKPKDRKYVRHKQFNIPMELTEGSRHMRYTLLSKMLNEMASDGARTNEKYLFVVREGEKIFVGLEEMTRADELRELQAKGIVQQEVPEIQVPHPDGYDTLQDPDVAASKGRPRGRYRTVREKFLAKNHGCCSHCNSGEHTIATCENLHIPKSRFQKPKAKAASKKTTGGPSVDVEKESGAKRQRKKAPSAEVGGML
- the LOC125531147 gene encoding uncharacterized protein LOC125531147 isoform X3, which gives rise to MVINITLQKTPLVHSLDNPNILENCLIPVYLECKTIEQGMTFRATSTNGLVGQSVGNFAQQHQPPGLPSGATSTNAPVGQSVANFWLQHQPPAGGLSQGLGMNMSYTEMLLAADCEAAYFGSPHTSRYPVGAENETFMITGRNSDLNQQTEMGDPTSNNIFEDNENSNWDNCLSDAYHPIPSVKALTWKDTVPTPGAEFMEALGMCDNDNVIDDDPLSDESNDETTAFDNVLAVSEECADVVVVEDEIQQTENAAMDNDHVRLTPDDIDNFLEEDGIAAEQTSSQQVRSLHVPQMGMVFDTSNAALVFYNQYSSISGFAVRKASNYRG
- the LOC125531147 gene encoding uncharacterized protein LOC125531147 isoform X1; translated protein: MKNKQKWRSEEKEQSKMQQGTRMSGSGTSSHGHQYNFAEDTIGTQLGQSQYPGELFDPSLFGMQNNRASFVPMFYPYSFLPQGMTFRATSTNGLVGQSVGNFAQQHQPPGLPSGATSTNAPVGQSVANFWLQHQPPAGGLSQGLGMNMSYTEMLLAADCEAAYFGSPHTSRYPVGAENETFMITGRNSDLNQQTEMGDPTSNNIFEDNENSNWDNCLSDAYHPIPSVKALTWKDTVPTPGAEFMEALGMCDNDNVIDDDPLSDESNDETTAFDNVLAVSEECADVVVVEDEIQQTENAAMDNDHVRLTPDDIDNFLEEDGIAAEQTSSQQVRSLHVPQMGMVFDTSNAALVFYNQYSSISGFAVRKASNYRG
- the LOC125531147 gene encoding uncharacterized protein LOC125531147 isoform X2 yields the protein MMTAGHQYNFAEDTIGTQLGQSQYPGELFDPSLFGMQNNRASFVPMFYPYSFLPQGMTFRATSTNGLVGQSVGNFAQQHQPPGLPSGATSTNAPVGQSVANFWLQHQPPAGGLSQGLGMNMSYTEMLLAADCEAAYFGSPHTSRYPVGAENETFMITGRNSDLNQQTEMGDPTSNNIFEDNENSNWDNCLSDAYHPIPSVKALTWKDTVPTPGAEFMEALGMCDNDNVIDDDPLSDESNDETTAFDNVLAVSEECADVVVVEDEIQQTENAAMDNDHVRLTPDDIDNFLEEDGIAAEQTSSQQVRSLHVPQMGMVFDTSNAALVFYNQYSSISGFAVRKASNYRG